One genomic segment of Streptococcus salivarius includes these proteins:
- the rexB gene encoding ATP-dependent nuclease subunit B yields the protein MKLLYTDMSQDLTEILTEQATSYAQKGKRVFYIAPNALSFEKERKVLEYLPQSASFEITVTRFTQMARYFILNTSNPKTQLDDTGLAMIFYKVLSHMGDDELKVYGRLRKDSNFINQLVDLYKELQQANMTVLDLQHLDQVEKQEDLLRIFSAAQDLLLAGDFDNQSKLSAFFKEITSGHLDKALSNTVLVIDGFTRFSAEEEALVALLNDKCHQIVIGTYTSQKAYSANFVYGNVYQASVDFLRTLAQTYKVTPDYVTTDKEGNPSFAHISRLLESRHDFSTIDEQLTAQDKQALQVWEVVNQKEEVAQVAKSIRQLLADGKRYKDILVLLGDEESYKLQVGQIFRKFDIPYYFGKEETMSSHPLVQFVDSLERIKRYNYRAEDLLNLIKSGLYGGFAQEDLDLFEYYVNFADIKGRHKFLSDFTANSRDKYDLDQLNALRSQLVEPLDKLLNSRKQKGSSLLKKLVVFLEAVQVPSKMAALTGKASEAEKEQNEQVWKAFTQLLEQVETIFGEETLSVDDFLSILRSGMLACDYRTVPATVDVVNVKKYDLIQPHSAPYVFALGMTQSHFPKVGQNKSLLSDEERSRINEATDEHRSLDIVTQSNSQRGHFVAMSLFNAASEQLVLSQPQILNETQDDMSVYLKELLDLGLPLVEKGRNRFEAKGDQIGNYKDLLSTVIALNSSQLDADLDKETQTFWSVAVRYLRKRLDKDQVLIPNVIDDVTTTKVDDQVMQLVFPGEEPLKLSASALTTFYNNQYLYFLRYVLGLQELESIHPDARHHGTYLHRVFERVMGDSSSENFDDKLEKAIAQTNQEQPFELLYTEDQESRLSRQILEDIARSTASVLRDNAAVKVEREEAKFDLLLANSIKITGIIDRVDRLSDGALGVVDYKSGKNVFDIQKFYNGLSPQLVTYLEALRQTYKVDADQLFGAMYLHMKDPQLNLAQFGLDKLAAQAHKELTYKGLFVASETEHLAGGNYDLQKTVTYDKEDLETLLEYNIKLFTGAAEVIRSGNFAVNPYTEDGKSVQGDQIKAITHFEADRHMGQARKLLRLPSRGKKEAYLELMAKDEDKNQMQVAEKIIPFPVTDQAVTADKKDQEDNHVD from the coding sequence ATGAAATTACTTTATACGGATATGTCTCAGGATTTAACAGAAATTCTGACGGAGCAGGCAACCAGCTATGCTCAAAAGGGAAAGAGGGTCTTTTATATTGCCCCTAATGCCCTGTCATTTGAGAAGGAGCGTAAGGTCTTGGAATACCTGCCTCAGTCAGCATCCTTTGAGATTACGGTGACTCGTTTTACTCAGATGGCTAGATATTTCATTCTCAATACGAGCAACCCCAAAACGCAGCTGGATGATACTGGTCTGGCCATGATTTTTTATAAGGTGTTGTCGCATATGGGCGATGATGAGCTCAAGGTTTATGGCCGTTTGCGCAAGGATAGTAACTTTATTAATCAATTGGTAGACCTTTACAAAGAGTTGCAGCAGGCTAATATGACGGTTCTGGATTTGCAGCATTTGGATCAGGTTGAGAAACAAGAGGATTTGCTCAGGATTTTCAGTGCGGCTCAGGATCTCTTGTTGGCAGGAGATTTTGACAATCAATCAAAACTTAGTGCCTTCTTCAAGGAAATTACCTCAGGACATCTGGATAAGGCACTGAGTAATACGGTTTTGGTCATTGATGGCTTTACGCGTTTCTCTGCCGAGGAGGAGGCCCTAGTTGCCCTCTTGAATGATAAGTGCCACCAAATTGTCATTGGGACTTATACCAGTCAAAAAGCTTATAGTGCTAACTTTGTTTACGGCAATGTTTATCAGGCTTCAGTGGATTTTCTGAGAACTCTGGCTCAGACCTATAAGGTGACACCCGACTATGTGACGACAGACAAAGAGGGGAATCCTTCTTTTGCACATATTAGCCGTCTTTTGGAGAGCCGTCATGATTTTAGTACGATTGACGAGCAGCTGACTGCTCAGGACAAGCAAGCTTTGCAGGTTTGGGAAGTGGTCAACCAAAAGGAAGAAGTGGCTCAGGTTGCTAAGAGTATTCGTCAGTTGCTAGCAGATGGCAAGCGCTATAAGGATATCTTGGTCTTGCTAGGTGATGAGGAGAGTTATAAGCTTCAGGTGGGTCAGATTTTTCGAAAATTTGATATTCCCTATTATTTCGGTAAGGAAGAAACCATGTCTAGCCATCCTTTGGTGCAGTTTGTGGATTCCTTGGAGCGGATCAAACGCTACAATTACCGTGCTGAGGATTTACTTAATCTCATAAAATCCGGTCTCTATGGTGGTTTTGCTCAAGAGGATTTAGACCTTTTTGAGTATTATGTCAATTTTGCAGATATCAAGGGGCGTCACAAGTTCCTTTCTGATTTCACGGCTAATAGTCGTGATAAGTATGATTTGGACCAGCTCAATGCCTTGAGGTCACAACTGGTAGAGCCTTTGGACAAGTTGCTTAACAGTCGCAAACAGAAGGGGTCTAGTCTGCTCAAAAAACTTGTGGTTTTTTTAGAGGCTGTGCAAGTGCCAAGTAAGATGGCTGCTTTGACTGGCAAGGCCAGTGAGGCCGAAAAAGAGCAGAATGAACAGGTCTGGAAGGCTTTCACACAACTCTTGGAGCAGGTTGAGACTATTTTTGGGGAAGAAACTCTGTCAGTGGACGACTTTTTGTCCATTTTGCGTTCAGGAATGTTGGCCTGTGATTACCGTACGGTCCCAGCCACTGTCGATGTGGTTAATGTGAAGAAATACGATTTGATTCAACCACACTCTGCTCCTTATGTTTTTGCCTTGGGAATGACCCAGTCGCATTTTCCAAAGGTAGGGCAAAATAAGAGTCTCCTGTCTGACGAGGAACGTAGTCGTATCAATGAAGCTACGGACGAGCACAGAAGTTTGGATATTGTTACGCAGAGCAATAGCCAGCGGGGACATTTCGTGGCTATGTCACTTTTTAATGCGGCTAGTGAACAATTGGTGCTTAGTCAGCCACAAATTCTCAATGAGACTCAGGATGACATGTCGGTTTATTTGAAGGAACTTCTTGATCTTGGTCTTCCTTTGGTTGAAAAGGGACGCAATCGTTTCGAGGCTAAAGGTGACCAGATTGGAAACTACAAGGACCTCTTGTCGACTGTCATTGCCCTTAATAGCAGTCAGCTAGATGCTGATTTGGACAAGGAAACCCAGACTTTCTGGTCAGTTGCTGTGCGTTATCTCCGTAAGCGACTTGATAAGGACCAAGTCTTGATTCCAAATGTGATTGACGATGTGACGACGACCAAGGTGGATGATCAGGTCATGCAGTTGGTCTTTCCGGGGGAAGAACCACTGAAATTATCAGCTTCGGCTCTGACAACCTTCTATAACAACCAGTATCTTTATTTCTTGCGCTATGTCTTGGGGCTTCAGGAGTTGGAATCTATCCATCCGGATGCTCGACACCACGGGACTTACTTGCACCGTGTCTTTGAGCGTGTTATGGGGGATTCTTCGTCAGAAAACTTCGATGATAAACTGGAAAAGGCAATTGCTCAGACCAATCAGGAGCAACCCTTTGAACTCCTCTATACGGAGGACCAGGAGAGTCGTTTGTCCCGTCAGATTTTGGAAGATATCGCTCGTTCTACAGCTAGTGTTTTACGTGATAATGCAGCCGTTAAGGTTGAGCGAGAGGAAGCCAAGTTTGACTTGCTTTTAGCTAATAGCATCAAGATTACAGGGATTATTGACAGGGTGGACCGTTTATCGGATGGGGCTCTGGGTGTCGTTGACTACAAGTCAGGTAAAAATGTCTTTGACATTCAAAAATTCTACAATGGCCTTAGTCCGCAGTTAGTAACCTATCTAGAAGCCCTTCGCCAGACCTATAAGGTTGATGCTGATCAGCTTTTTGGTGCCATGTATTTACATATGAAGGACCCACAACTTAATCTGGCTCAGTTTGGCTTGGACAAGCTAGCGGCTCAGGCTCATAAGGAATTGACCTATAAGGGACTCTTTGTGGCTTCAGAGACGGAGCATCTGGCTGGTGGAAACTATGATTTACAAAAGACTGTCACCTACGACAAGGAGGACCTAGAGACCTTGCTAGAATACAACATTAAGCTCTTTACAGGTGCTGCTGAAGTTATTCGAAGCGGGAATTTTGCAGTCAATCCTTATACCGAGGATGGCAAGTCTGTTCAAGGGGATCAAATCAAGGCTATTACTCATTTTGAGGCCGACCGCCACATGGGACAGGCTCGAAAGCTCCTGCGTTTACCAAGTAGGGGCAAGAAGGAAGCCTATTTGGAGCTGATGGCAAAAGATGAGGACAAGAATCAGATGCAAGTTGCTGAAAAAATCATCCCCTTTCCAGTCACTGATCAAGCTGTGACAGCAGACAAAAAAGACCAGGAGGACAACCATGTTGACTAA
- a CDS encoding GHKL domain-containing protein, whose translation MFESFLGINFLNLYDTDAFLAIQLILTLMINCAIFKRMTDIRISWTVFLTLALLDVVIQYNITNMIMVFDVFILMILAFLAKGKTWSVTQYAFHTLFPVVTSDLLYRLLGLFFIPLLLNLPVAEVGSNALFYLLSYGLILPLYFVFDRFLGLDLKRWKVYSDDSFQNLQISRRVAIAMAIYLLGIYLSVNLDSWFPGYSSEVELRLRMLWVLLSAVAFIFLIAHLNQLSRQYLEESLAMEEKRHLNSLTKANQKIDLLYNELLQYRQSYQTVVEQFSEEVRDQEEALAEQVYQNVLRESAKEFERFRVIDNPKLENIQSLPLRSLLSARMMEAKRSNIPVTCDIPEEISGFTMNVVDLTLLVSIFFSNAIDESKQVPASQIKFSFHRHDKDGSYHFVMENRTQEEKVDLDAIMQEENQKKTSGLNLHSAKDILRKYSDANLITSSGDYLFKQELIFK comes from the coding sequence ATGTTTGAATCGTTTTTGGGAATAAATTTTTTAAATCTCTATGATACAGATGCCTTTCTAGCCATTCAGCTTATTTTAACTCTGATGATAAATTGTGCCATTTTCAAACGAATGACAGACATTCGTATCTCCTGGACGGTCTTCTTGACCTTAGCCCTGTTAGATGTAGTCATTCAGTATAATATTACTAACATGATTATGGTTTTTGATGTCTTTATCCTGATGATTTTGGCCTTTCTTGCTAAAGGGAAGACCTGGTCGGTGACCCAGTATGCTTTTCATACTTTGTTTCCAGTGGTGACGTCAGATTTACTTTATCGCTTATTGGGACTCTTCTTTATTCCCCTTCTCTTAAATCTCCCTGTCGCTGAGGTAGGGTCTAATGCCCTTTTCTATCTCTTATCTTACGGTTTGATTTTGCCACTTTATTTTGTATTTGACCGTTTCTTGGGCTTGGATTTGAAGCGTTGGAAGGTCTATAGCGATGACTCTTTCCAGAACCTCCAGATTTCTAGAAGAGTTGCTATAGCAATGGCCATTTATTTATTGGGAATCTATCTCAGTGTGAATTTAGACAGTTGGTTTCCTGGCTACTCTTCAGAGGTGGAGTTGAGACTTCGGATGCTTTGGGTTCTCTTGTCCGCAGTGGCTTTCATTTTCCTAATTGCCCATCTTAATCAACTGTCTCGGCAGTATTTGGAAGAGAGTTTGGCCATGGAGGAAAAGAGGCATTTGAATAGTTTGACCAAGGCCAACCAAAAGATTGATCTTCTCTACAATGAGTTGTTACAATACAGACAGTCTTATCAGACGGTTGTGGAACAATTTTCAGAGGAAGTACGTGACCAGGAAGAGGCTCTTGCTGAACAGGTGTATCAGAATGTCCTTAGAGAGAGTGCCAAGGAGTTTGAACGTTTCCGTGTCATTGATAATCCTAAGCTGGAAAATATTCAGTCCCTACCCTTACGTAGCCTTCTTTCGGCTCGTATGATGGAGGCTAAACGTAGTAATATTCCAGTGACTTGTGATATTCCTGAGGAGATTTCAGGGTTTACCATGAACGTGGTTGACTTGACCTTGCTGGTGTCTATTTTCTTTAGTAATGCGATTGATGAGAGTAAGCAGGTACCTGCCAGTCAAATCAAGTTTAGTTTTCATCGACATGATAAGGATGGAAGCTACCATTTTGTCATGGAAAATAGGACGCAAGAAGAAAAAGTTGACCTTGATGCCATTATGCAGGAAGAAAACCAGAAGAAGACCTCAGGTCTTAACCTCCACTCAGCCAAGGATATTCTTAGGAAGTATAGTGATGCCAATTTGATTACAAGCAGTGGTGATTACCTCTTCAAACAGGAATTGATTTTTAAATAA
- a CDS encoding ATP-binding cassette domain-containing protein, which yields METNQLTFEHICFKYKGNDNQLFTDLDVTMETGQVVGILGASGSGKTTLTEILLGQLKPTCQQFRILENGKPVTAGSRSWSYVPQQNLLREYLKVSETFDFYADHHLKGSGKLTKKHRIAGIMDDLGLTEFANKKISELSGGQKRRVSIGIELLSPSPYFILDEPSSGLDALSDRNLLRTLKILAKSANKSIVVITHNTENLAIFDKIIFLSKGRPTFAGTYEELLLEYKTSDPYMIRKYMDMNIADVYQELNASTRIYKI from the coding sequence ATGGAAACCAATCAATTAACATTTGAACATATCTGTTTCAAATATAAGGGAAATGATAACCAGCTCTTTACAGATTTGGATGTTACTATGGAGACTGGTCAAGTTGTCGGTATCTTGGGTGCTTCTGGTTCAGGGAAAACAACTTTAACAGAGATTCTCCTAGGCCAGCTTAAACCGACTTGCCAACAATTTCGTATTTTAGAAAATGGTAAACCTGTGACTGCGGGTTCACGCTCTTGGTCCTATGTACCCCAACAAAATCTCCTACGTGAGTACCTCAAGGTATCTGAGACCTTTGATTTTTATGCGGACCACCATCTGAAAGGGAGTGGTAAGCTGACTAAAAAGCATCGCATTGCAGGCATCATGGATGATTTAGGGTTGACGGAATTTGCCAATAAGAAGATCTCAGAGCTTTCTGGTGGGCAAAAACGTCGTGTCTCTATTGGTATCGAGCTTCTTAGCCCTAGTCCCTACTTTATCCTTGATGAGCCGTCTTCAGGTTTGGATGCCCTTAGTGATCGTAATCTCTTACGTACCTTGAAAATCTTGGCTAAATCAGCTAACAAGTCTATTGTGGTTATTACTCACAATACAGAAAATTTGGCTATTTTTGACAAGATCATCTTCTTGTCTAAGGGACGTCCGACATTTGCAGGAACCTATGAAGAGTTGCTTTTGGAATACAAGACTAGCGATCCTTATATGATTCGTAAATATATGGATATGAATATAGCAGATGTCTACCAAGAGCTCAATGCTTCAACACGTATTTACAAGATTTAG
- a CDS encoding IS1182 family transposase yields the protein MFHKENPEYNRRQVGFYTLDELVPKDHFLRKVEETIDFSFIYDLVEDSYSSDNGRPSLDPVLLVKIPLIQCFYGIRSMRQTIKDIEVNTAYRWFLGLSLDDKVPHFTTYGKNYSRRFENKEVLAHIFSHVLHHVLEAGLIDLSEIFIDGTHIKAAANNHKYKNVVIDQKAKFMSEQLEIEINLDRRKHAKKLLKPAKKSEAKPKKQSTTDPDSGWFHKGEHKEVFAYNAQVACDKHGWALAYTVEAGNIHDSQAFSALFVKLEPFSPEFIIADSGYKTPSIAKFLLEKGITPVFPYTRPRGKKDFLRPKDFVYDEHFDCYLCPENQVLTYRTTTREGYREYKSNPKICKTCPLLAICTESRQNQKVVVRHIWKDALEVCEDIRHQSGMKERYQHRKETIERLFGTAKEYHNLRYTREKGKSKMEDKVGLTLACLNIKKLVKMMTGKTYNFTQISQYYWIIGELGKNIKKTNIKNDVCLHSELR from the coding sequence ATGTTTCACAAAGAAAATCCCGAATACAATCGACGTCAAGTAGGATTCTATACGCTTGACGAACTTGTGCCTAAAGACCATTTTCTAAGAAAAGTCGAGGAAACGATTGATTTCTCTTTTATTTATGATCTTGTCGAAGATAGTTATTCCTCGGATAATGGTCGCCCTAGTCTAGACCCCGTTTTATTAGTTAAAATTCCGTTGATTCAATGTTTTTATGGCATTCGTTCTATGCGCCAAACCATTAAAGATATTGAGGTGAATACAGCCTACCGTTGGTTTCTTGGCTTATCTCTGGACGATAAGGTACCACATTTTACAACTTACGGTAAGAACTATAGCCGACGCTTTGAAAACAAGGAAGTGTTAGCACACATTTTTAGTCATGTGCTTCATCATGTTTTGGAAGCGGGGCTCATTGATCTCTCAGAAATCTTCATTGATGGGACCCATATCAAGGCAGCTGCTAATAATCATAAGTACAAAAATGTTGTTATTGATCAAAAAGCTAAATTCATGAGTGAACAACTGGAGATTGAGATTAATTTAGATAGGAGAAAACACGCAAAAAAGCTCTTAAAGCCCGCCAAAAAAAGCGAGGCTAAACCTAAGAAACAATCAACGACGGACCCAGACAGTGGTTGGTTTCATAAGGGAGAACATAAGGAGGTCTTCGCTTACAATGCTCAAGTAGCTTGTGATAAACACGGCTGGGCTTTAGCTTATACGGTTGAAGCAGGAAACATCCATGATAGTCAGGCTTTCTCTGCTCTTTTTGTCAAACTAGAACCATTCTCACCTGAATTCATTATTGCGGATTCAGGCTATAAAACACCTAGTATTGCCAAGTTTCTTCTAGAAAAAGGGATTACACCAGTTTTCCCTTACACTAGACCAAGAGGTAAGAAAGATTTTTTACGTCCAAAAGACTTTGTCTATGACGAGCATTTTGATTGTTATCTTTGTCCTGAGAACCAGGTGTTAACTTATCGTACAACTACACGTGAAGGTTATCGAGAGTATAAAAGTAATCCTAAAATTTGTAAGACCTGTCCCTTGTTAGCTATTTGTACAGAAAGTCGCCAGAACCAAAAAGTTGTTGTGCGTCATATTTGGAAAGATGCCCTAGAAGTCTGTGAAGATATTCGCCATCAAAGTGGTATGAAAGAACGGTATCAACACCGGAAAGAAACGATAGAACGGTTATTCGGAACAGCTAAAGAATATCATAACTTACGTTATACCAGAGAAAAAGGAAAGTCCAAAATGGAGGATAAGGTTGGGCTTACTTTAGCGTGTCTAAATATCAAAAAATTGGTAAAAATGATGACAGGAAAGACCTATAATTTTACCCAAATATCTCAATATTATTGGATTATAGGAGAATTAGGTAAGAATATAAAAAAGACAAACATCAAAAACGATGTTTGTCTTCATTCTGAGTTGAGATAA
- a CDS encoding DUF6287 domain-containing protein: MKQFKHKKFIGLALIVFLVFMVLGKYTQSTAFTSSSRVYATTVVDKNTGNKVRFEVRKIKGDKYEVKNTETGDTYQANAQSGEDRSLSFKLPGTNGSSDGTIRITPSMVPGGDAKVEMTESDTYTQIEGGSEVVESSEASSSSSSSQVKSIIKDILESSSSSSGSDASSESSSNDPNKPNADIKTKTDVNGDKETTYIADYSTEDIKSITEAFGKWLYQSDYAKDAVLVQSSFDSITKVNDGSPTFLSFKAPKEKGSSQTITILANLINADGYEHVTGVPSGIINGKEVSNYDFKDYKNTVDSFALGINDNSGKTADYSPRSSFRLYTLKDKKHAMYEDDAAEQKALFKDFSADDKTGGNYNGYNKLYKDLVDQDKDSYQIVLGSNGTVYYVTNYWKGNYDKKAVQTYKVAPDDMQEAYQELLKHYSSASTSESSESSSSSQSSESSSSSSETKTESKTETKTEQTGMDVNAIKDNNFQSLEGTWKNGNGNSLTFSKDQVTAPTDYEVQNANSSLENGYLRASLRTGMYGAIIFFIPKGTTLPNVSGNNPDASDNTKDRILVTQSGSAQSDAKQFYYKAD, from the coding sequence ATGAAACAGTTTAAACATAAAAAGTTTATCGGTTTAGCCTTAATTGTCTTTTTGGTCTTCATGGTACTTGGAAAATACACTCAGAGCACGGCTTTTACATCGTCTTCAAGAGTTTATGCCACAACCGTTGTCGATAAGAATACCGGGAACAAGGTGCGTTTTGAAGTTCGTAAGATCAAGGGAGACAAATACGAAGTCAAAAATACGGAGACCGGGGATACTTATCAGGCTAATGCCCAATCCGGCGAAGACCGTTCTTTGAGCTTTAAGTTGCCTGGAACTAACGGTAGCTCAGACGGTACTATCCGTATCACACCAAGTATGGTACCTGGAGGAGATGCGAAGGTTGAAATGACTGAATCAGACACCTATACTCAGATTGAGGGAGGCTCTGAAGTCGTTGAGTCTAGCGAGGCTTCGTCTAGTTCTTCAAGTAGCCAAGTTAAAAGCATTATTAAGGATATTTTGGAATCAAGTAGTTCATCCTCTGGTAGCGATGCAAGCTCAGAATCGTCTTCTAACGATCCCAATAAGCCAAATGCAGATATCAAGACTAAGACTGATGTCAATGGTGATAAGGAAACCACTTATATTGCAGACTATTCGACTGAGGACATTAAGTCTATCACAGAAGCCTTTGGGAAATGGCTCTATCAGTCTGATTATGCCAAGGATGCTGTTTTAGTTCAAAGTAGCTTTGACAGCATCACCAAGGTCAATGATGGTAGTCCAACCTTCCTGTCATTTAAGGCACCTAAGGAAAAAGGTAGCAGCCAAACGATTACCATCCTTGCTAATCTCATCAATGCGGATGGCTATGAACATGTTACTGGTGTTCCAAGTGGTATCATCAATGGTAAGGAAGTCTCAAACTATGATTTCAAGGACTATAAAAACACGGTTGATTCCTTTGCTTTAGGGATTAATGACAATAGTGGTAAGACTGCAGACTATAGCCCAAGATCATCCTTCCGTCTTTATACCTTGAAGGATAAGAAACATGCGATGTATGAAGACGATGCGGCTGAACAAAAAGCCCTCTTTAAGGACTTTTCAGCTGATGATAAAACTGGTGGCAATTATAATGGCTACAACAAGCTCTATAAGGATTTGGTTGACCAAGATAAGGATTCTTACCAAATCGTTCTAGGCTCCAACGGTACCGTTTATTATGTGACGAACTACTGGAAGGGCAATTACGATAAGAAGGCTGTTCAGACCTATAAGGTAGCACCAGATGACATGCAAGAGGCTTACCAAGAGTTGCTCAAGCATTACTCTAGTGCTAGCACATCTGAAAGCTCAGAATCTTCAAGTTCTTCACAATCATCAGAGTCATCGTCAAGTTCATCAGAAACTAAGACAGAATCAAAAACGGAAACTAAGACCGAACAGACAGGCATGGATGTTAATGCTATCAAGGATAATAACTTCCAAAGCCTCGAAGGGACTTGGAAGAATGGGAATGGTAATAGTTTGACATTTTCTAAGGATCAAGTAACTGCGCCAACAGATTATGAGGTTCAGAATGCTAATTCCAGTCTTGAAAATGGCTACCTGAGAGCGAGCCTAAGAACAGGAATGTATGGCGCAATAATCTTTTTCATCCCTAAAGGTACGACATTACCGAATGTGTCAGGAAATAATCCTGATGCTTCAGATAATACCAAAGACCGTATCCTAGTGACCCAATCAGGAAGTGCACAATCTGACGCCAAACAATTCTACTACAAGGCTGACTAG
- a CDS encoding ABC transporter permease, whose product MNAALRLSWYKFKHHYMDFVKVLLGIVAFEGLILYIQDKGFLKDFETTRMTLFLLLFSTSLLIVVQNSIYISKERSVLNRDFFSGLSRSAFALASMGIHAFFAVLETIVFILSYSVFSKFFDKEFPDAGHIFGSYRWEVGITVLLVFLASHFIALFISALVGKSEITSVILAVIVGIMQFSLSGTILSLPKAIDWVQKFIYLGYGHKLFGISSDLSDLPSSLAKYHVPVPKSQLEAFQGSTGEFWGQWWALVLHCLVYALLFFITLQKKEK is encoded by the coding sequence ATGAACGCAGCATTACGATTAAGTTGGTATAAATTTAAACACCACTACATGGATTTTGTGAAGGTTCTTCTGGGCATTGTCGCTTTCGAAGGCTTAATCCTCTATATCCAAGACAAGGGATTTTTGAAAGATTTCGAAACAACTCGAATGACCCTCTTTCTCTTGCTTTTCTCAACCAGTCTCTTGATTGTGGTTCAAAACAGTATTTATATTTCTAAGGAACGCTCGGTCCTCAACCGTGACTTTTTCTCAGGTTTGAGTCGTTCAGCCTTCGCCTTGGCTAGTATGGGGATTCACGCCTTCTTTGCCGTTTTGGAAACCATTGTCTTTATCCTATCTTACTCTGTCTTTAGTAAGTTCTTTGACAAGGAATTTCCAGATGCTGGTCATATTTTTGGTTCCTACCGTTGGGAAGTTGGGATTACAGTGCTCCTGGTTTTCTTGGCGTCGCATTTTATTGCCCTCTTTATCTCAGCCTTAGTTGGCAAATCTGAGATTACCTCTGTTATCCTAGCAGTCATTGTGGGTATCATGCAATTTTCATTGTCGGGAACTATCCTGTCTTTGCCAAAGGCCATTGATTGGGTACAAAAATTTATCTATCTTGGTTATGGCCACAAGCTTTTTGGGATTTCTAGTGACTTGTCAGACTTGCCATCTAGCTTGGCTAAGTACCATGTTCCTGTCCCTAAGAGCCAGTTGGAGGCCTTTCAAGGGTCTACAGGCGAATTCTGGGGACAATGGTGGGCCTTGGTGCTTCATTGCCTCGTTTACGCCCTACTCTTTTTCATCACACTTCAGAAGAAGGAGAAATAA